In Chryseobacterium glaciei, a genomic segment contains:
- a CDS encoding DNA topoisomerase, translating to MVQKYWQIQLQHSKESIDFKSISQTRWDDRKKAEDSLKLILKSGTAKVSTIDTKKVSEQAPLLFDLTGLQKECNKKLNLSAEETLNIAQSLYEKQFITYPRTGSCYIPEDVWAKIPHLIKSLNDRKT from the coding sequence TTGGTTCAGAAATACTGGCAGATACAACTGCAACATAGCAAGGAGTCTATAGATTTTAAAAGTATTTCTCAAACCAGGTGGGATGATCGAAAGAAAGCTGAGGATTCGCTAAAATTGATCCTTAAAAGTGGAACGGCCAAGGTCAGTACTATTGACACCAAAAAAGTTTCAGAACAGGCTCCCTTGTTGTTTGATTTAACAGGTCTCCAAAAGGAATGCAATAAGAAGCTGAATCTCTCCGCTGAAGAAACGCTCAATATAGCGCAAAGCCTTTATGAAAAACAGTTCATTACTTATCCGCGCACAGGGAGCTGCTATATTCCCGAAGATGTCTGGGCGAAAATTCCACATTTAATCAAATCACTGAATGACCGTAAGACTTAA
- a CDS encoding histone H1, translated as MKELLEKISAELEKFKADADLQAEKGNKAAGTRARKSALELSKLFKEFRKVSVDEAKK; from the coding sequence ATGAAAGAGTTATTGGAAAAAATCAGTGCAGAGCTGGAAAAATTCAAAGCAGATGCTGATTTACAGGCTGAAAAAGGAAACAAGGCAGCCGGTACAAGAGCCCGTAAATCGGCTCTGGAACTAAGTAAGCTATTTAAGGAATTCAGAAAGGTTTCTGTTGATGAAGCTAAAAAGTAA
- a CDS encoding response regulator, protein MKKKVVLIQDNQDILDIMDHVLTEEGYDVTPSLTTKPIDNIDEIKPDVVIVDDHIKGNKKGSEVIEELKSDTETEDLSAVLTSTSPDVPKKAKECKADDYIEKPFDIDQMIEVVKKNA, encoded by the coding sequence ATGAAAAAGAAAGTTGTTCTTATTCAGGATAATCAAGATATACTGGATATCATGGATCATGTATTGACGGAAGAAGGTTATGATGTTACTCCATCACTAACAACTAAGCCTATTGATAACATTGATGAGATTAAACCTGATGTAGTGATCGTAGATGACCACATTAAGGGAAATAAGAAAGGATCAGAGGTAATTGAAGAACTAAAATCTGATACGGAAACGGAAGATCTATCAGCGGTACTGACTTCTACATCTCCCGATGTACCCAAAAAAGCAAAAGAATGCAAAGCGGATGACTATATAGAAAAACCTTTTGATATCGATCAAATGATTGAGGTCGTTAAGAAAAATGCTTAA
- a CDS encoding TetR/AcrR family transcriptional regulator: MTRKTTSGPIRDKERTKMKLLTAVGVILKKEGFTGLNVSRVATKANLHRKLIYEYFGGMENLVKEYLNSRDYWSISLDQIDEIIEESKKDFGKKTALSLLENQFDSLMANEEMRKIINWGLSEDLKPLKELNKERERLGEELFTKITDDYFKDSEKNIRAIEGILIGGIYYLTLQAKMSGETMCGIDINTVEGQLEIKKTLKQIIEWAYS; this comes from the coding sequence ATGACAAGAAAGACTACCAGTGGCCCGATCAGGGATAAGGAAAGAACTAAAATGAAGCTTTTGACCGCGGTTGGTGTGATCTTAAAGAAAGAAGGTTTTACAGGTTTAAATGTTAGCAGGGTAGCGACAAAAGCAAATCTACACCGGAAACTCATTTACGAGTATTTTGGAGGCATGGAAAATCTTGTAAAGGAGTATCTGAACAGTAGGGATTACTGGAGTATCAGCCTCGATCAGATTGATGAAATTATCGAAGAAAGTAAGAAAGACTTCGGGAAAAAAACGGCGCTTTCTCTCTTGGAAAATCAGTTTGATTCATTAATGGCCAATGAAGAAATGCGGAAAATTATCAATTGGGGACTCAGTGAGGATCTGAAACCACTCAAAGAGCTCAATAAGGAACGGGAACGTCTGGGTGAGGAGCTATTCACTAAGATCACCGACGATTATTTTAAAGATAGTGAGAAAAATATCAGGGCAATAGAAGGAATTCTGATTGGCGGTATCTATTATCTTACCCTTCAGGCCAAGATGAGCGGTGAAACAATGTGTGGCATTGACATTAATACAGTGGAAGGCCAATTAGAAATAAAGAAAACCCTCAAACAGATTATAGAATGGGCCTACTCGTAA
- a CDS encoding PorP/SprF family type IX secretion system membrane protein, translated as MKTIKYIMIAAGILLMSKTYAQLNPMGSTYFQNQYLANPAMAGIQQDWKVNVGYKVQWTAIEGAPTMQAVTADYGTVGKKIGLGVNFYNENAGVILRTGIKGTYAYHLALNDNQSFLDFGISGGIMNEWIDYDKVIGDPTDLSLQQFNARRWYADGDFGIAYRNERLTVQGALPNVKRFLNRDLRRNTIDRSLYMAAVSYKFTNPNFTIEPKAVYRGVENYKDMVDIGGEFICFENKLMMSAMYHSTHSVTAGIGTFYQNQLRILCLYTTGPADLRKYSNGEFEIALQYQLNRKYRE; from the coding sequence ATGAAAACGATAAAATATATTATGATCGCAGCAGGCATATTGCTAATGAGCAAAACCTATGCGCAGCTTAATCCGATGGGAAGCACGTATTTTCAAAACCAATATCTAGCAAATCCTGCCATGGCAGGAATACAACAGGATTGGAAAGTTAATGTCGGCTACAAGGTCCAATGGACAGCAATTGAAGGTGCCCCTACCATGCAGGCGGTAACCGCTGACTATGGAACAGTCGGAAAGAAAATTGGGCTCGGCGTTAATTTTTACAATGAAAATGCGGGTGTTATCCTTCGAACCGGTATAAAAGGGACATACGCCTATCATTTAGCGTTAAATGACAATCAGAGTTTTTTGGATTTTGGAATTTCCGGTGGTATTATGAATGAATGGATCGATTATGACAAGGTTATTGGTGATCCTACCGACCTAAGTCTCCAGCAATTTAATGCCCGCAGGTGGTATGCAGACGGAGATTTCGGGATTGCCTACAGAAACGAGCGGTTAACCGTTCAGGGAGCCTTGCCTAATGTAAAACGATTTTTAAACAGGGATCTCCGAAGAAATACTATTGACCGCTCATTGTATATGGCTGCGGTAAGTTATAAATTCACTAACCCAAATTTCACCATTGAGCCCAAAGCAGTGTATCGTGGTGTCGAAAATTACAAAGACATGGTAGATATCGGGGGAGAATTTATCTGCTTTGAAAATAAATTGATGATGAGTGCCATGTATCACAGTACCCACTCTGTCACCGCCGGCATCGGCACATTCTATCAAAATCAGCTTCGGATACTCTGTCTTTACACGACAGGTCCCGCAGACCTTCGAAAATACAGCAATGGCGAATTTGAAATTGCGTTGCAGTATCAATTAAACAGAAAATATAGAGAGTGA